ATGCTGAAGCGCACAAACCCCTGCATCACCACCTGCCCCGCCAGCGTGCCCACCACCGTGGAAGAGAGCCCCGCCGCCACCAGGCTTAAACCAAAAATGGTCGCCGCCGCGTGGCTCAGCAGGGGTTCGAGCGTCAGATACGCCTGATCAAGCTCCGCCACTTTGGTGTGTCCGCTGAAGTGGAACGCCGCCGCGGCGGTCGCCATCATCGCCAGATTCACAAAACCGGCGATGGTCATGGCGATCGCCACGTCCCATTTGGTCGCCGAGTAGCGTTCTTTGCGAGAACCGTCATGCAGGTTTTGCGTGAGCGACGAATGCAGATAGATAACATGCGGCATGATGGTCGCCCCCAGCACGCCCGCCGCCAGGAACACCGCTTCGGATGTCGGCAGGCTTGGGATCAGCATCCCTTTGCCGAGTTCCGCCAGTTTCGGCTGCGAGAAGAAAAGCTCGACGATATACGCCGCCGCCACAAACAGCAGCAGCCCGCCGATCACTTTCTCCAGCGGCTTTTGCCCGCGCTTTTGCAGCATCAGGATCAGAAACGTGGCGATGCCCGTCAGCACCGCGCCCTGCAGGAGCGATACGCCGAGGAGCAGCTTAAAGCCTATCGCCGCGCCGATAAATTCCGCGAGGTCGGTCGCCATCGCGATGATCTCCGCCTGCACCCAGTAGAACCAGACGACCGGGCGGGGATAGTGATCGCGGATCTGCTCGGCGAGATTTTTGCCGGTGGCGATGCCAAGCTTGGCGGAGAGCACCTGAATCAGCATCGCCATCAGGTTCGCCCAGACCACCACCCACAGCAGCTGGTAGCCGAAGCTCGCGCCCGCCTGAATGTTGGTCGCAAAGTTGCCCGGATCGATATAGCCAATGGCAGCGATGAAAGCCGGCCCCATCAGCGCCAGCCTTAACTTCCGCGCTGTACGGCCACGATTTTGCTCAACGCGACTGTGGTTCATTCTCTGCCTCTGAAATATAGCCTTTGCTATGTTTCATGCTACCAAAATGAGAATGATTATCAAGTTCATTAAACCGGACAATCTCTGATGGCTCTGATAGCTGAAATCAATGAAAGGTAGGTTAAGATCGAGGAATACGCGGAAAATACTATGCCGTGCGCCCACGTATGTTAAAAGTGTAGCAGCAAAAGATAACCTTTCACTGCTTTACGCAACATAACATTTTTGTATGTTTGATCACTCTTTTAGCGTTTGGTCACATGACGTAACTATACTGTGTTGCAGATCTCGTTTTCTAAATGGTTGTTGCATAGAATGTGCACGGAAATTAAACCTGCCTCATATTTGGAGCAAATATGTCCCGCGTTCTGCATTTCGTTTTGGCGCTCGCCGTTGTAGCGCTGCTTGCTTTGCTGGTCAGTCACGACCGCAAAAAAATTCGTCTGCCTTATATTGGCCTGCTGCTGGTGATTGAAGTGCTGCTGGCCTGGTTCTTCCTTAATTCAAATATTGGCCTGGGCTTTGTGAAAGGCTTCGCCGATATGTTTGAAAAACTGCTCGGCTTTGCTAATGAAGGGACAAACTTCGTCTTTGGCAAAATGAATGATGAAGGTCTGGCTTTCTTCTTCCTGAAAGTGCTCTGCCCTATCGTCTTTATCTCTGCGTTAATCGGTATCTTGCAGCACATTCGCGTTCTGCCGATTGTTATCCGGGCTATCGGTACGGTTCTCTCCAAAGTGAACGGTATGGGTAAACTGGAATCCTTCAACGCGGTAAGCTCGCTGATTCTGGGACAATCAGAAAACTTTATCGCCTATA
This DNA window, taken from Cronobacter universalis NCTC 9529, encodes the following:
- a CDS encoding Nramp family divalent metal transporter translates to MNHSRVEQNRGRTARKLRLALMGPAFIAAIGYIDPGNFATNIQAGASFGYQLLWVVVWANLMAMLIQVLSAKLGIATGKNLAEQIRDHYPRPVVWFYWVQAEIIAMATDLAEFIGAAIGFKLLLGVSLLQGAVLTGIATFLILMLQKRGQKPLEKVIGGLLLFVAAAYIVELFFSQPKLAELGKGMLIPSLPTSEAVFLAAGVLGATIMPHVIYLHSSLTQNLHDGSRKERYSATKWDVAIAMTIAGFVNLAMMATAAAAFHFSGHTKVAELDQAYLTLEPLLSHAAATIFGLSLVAAGLSSTVVGTLAGQVVMQGFVRFSIPLWVRRAVTMAPSFIVILMGLDPTRILVMSQVLLSFGIALALVPLLFFTSNKTLMGELVNTPWVKRTGWAIVVLVVALNIWLLVGTALGL